The genomic region TCCGGTCTCCGGACCCCGGTGGGCTGTATCCTCGCCTGACCTGCCCGCCTGCGCTACGACGCTGCAGGCCGGGCTCTCGCTCGTCGCGTTTTTATCTCcacccacctctctctctccgaaACCAAAACCGACCGGCCTCGCTTTCGCCGGTTACCCGGTCAAACGCATCAACCGCCGGCACGTCTCCGATCGGATCACGATGGCTGCCCCGTGCCCCCGCCGGTCAGGCCAGGTCGCGTGGTCACGTGCGACGCGCATGCCGTCCTCGGCCGGCGCCCCAGCCCCCTCGCCGTGTCCTTTTATTCTCCCCCGCCTCACCGCCCGCATCCCCAATTCACGCCCCCACCACGACTTCCGTGCTCGCCGCCTTCTCGGACTAGGGGGGTTCGGCTCGAGATCTGATTTCGGGCGCCGGAGGACTACATGGAGGTTAGGGAGATGGCGATGGCCGcggcggctgcggctgcggcgtcCGGCGGGGGAGGCGTCAAGCTGCCGCCGCCCAATCCCAACCTGCCCTACAGGGAGGACTGCTGGAGCGACGGCGAGACGGCAGCTCTCGTCTCCGCCTGGGGCAGCCGCTACGTCGAGCTCAACCGCGGTAACCTGCGCCAGAAGCAGTGGCAGGAGGTGGCGGACGCCGTCAACTCGCGCCGGGGAGCCTCCGCGCGGCGCCGCCCGCCGCGCACCGACATCCAGTGCAAGAACCGCGTCGATACCCTCAAGAAGAAGTACAAGGCCGAGCTCGCCCGCAACGCGCCGTCCGCCTGGTCCTACTTCCCCGAGCTCGACCGCCTCGTCGGCCCAACCCTCAGCGCCTCCGCCTCCAAGAGACCCTTGGCGTCTCTGCCTCCTCAATTCGCTTTGCCCATGCATCCACCAGCCGTGCGGAGGCCCCCGTCGCCTTCGCCGTCATCGTCCTCCCCGCCGCAGCCGCCTATGGCTTTGCCTCTACCCAATTACCGCCGTGGGTCCCCGCTCCCTGCTGCTGCCCTCATCCAGAAGGAAGCCGCGGCTGCTGCGGCTGCTGCGTCTGATTCAGAGGACTCCGATGATGCGGCTGGCGGCAATAATCACAAATTGCCCCGGTCGCCTTCGCGCTCGGTGTCGTCACTCTCTGCCAGTAACAAGAAGCGCTGCAGAGATGAGGCTGGCAGCAGTGCTGACAAAGGTTTCAGAGAGTTAGCAAGGGCGATCGAAGCTTTTGCGGAGATGTATGAGCGTGTGGAGAGTGCTAAGCAAAAGCATGTGGTGGAGATGGAGCGCCAGCGAATTGAATTCCTGAAGCAACTGGAGGTGAAACGCATGGAGAATTTCGTTGATGCCCATGTGAAGCTGGCTAGAGCAAAGCGCACGAAGAAGACTACAGGGGGTGCTGCCGACGGTGCTGGTGGTATGGAGTTGGTTGCCACCGTTGCTGCGCTGCCTTTCGTCTCCACCTCCACCTTCCTCTGATATTGAGGAAGAGTTTAGGTAAAGTCTGTCTTTTATAGTAGCATTGCCCTATGCTACTGTTCCTTTTTTTTTGTTCAATGGCTATGTTAAAACATTGTAATTCCATTGTGGATAATGCTATGTTTCAGATATGGACAATCACAAGATTGTTATGCTTTATCAGagatgtttttaatgctttaactTATGAACTTAAGAATGGGTTAGTCTGTTCCAAGTATAATCTGCTGGAGCATAACAATCCTTTGGCACCTCTAGCTTGTGCTTGAGAATCTTGTATGATTTCATCTCTTGTTACCGTTAGTGCTATAATTGGCGTTTGATATCTATTAAGTATCTGCATGTATGCTGGTTTATCACTTTAGGCAGGGCGTGTGCTATGACCTTATGTTTTCCTATTATGCATGCTGATAACCTTTTCAAACTTGTCCCATGGTATATGTACAATCATTTAGATTTGTTGAGTGGCAATATAGCAATATTTTCAGTGAACAGAAATTATAATTATATTTTCAGCTAAAATGTTCAGTTCCCTGCCTTATTTGACTTGGCTTATGACTTTGTCATTTCTGTTAATACTGTCTTGGTTTCCAATTTTGAGACTCTCTCGTTTAGAAGAAGGATTATTGGTAATCTGAGGGTATTATTGGATGAGTTGATGATTTGCTGTAATCATGTTTCCTTTTCTGATCATGATGACAAAATTGTGTGGGGTTTGGGAAAAAAAGTTTTCTCTGTGAACTCATTATACAAAAAGAAAGTGATGGATCAAGTTTCTATTCCTTACAAGTTTTTGTGGAAATCCAAGTTGCCACAGAAAATCAAGATTTTCATATGGTTGGTGGTGAGAAATAAAATTCTTACTAAAGATAATTTGAAGAAAAGGAACTGTAATGGTTCTCTGGAGTGCTGTTTTTGTGGTGTTGATGAATCCATTGATCATTTATTCTTTCATTGTCTCATTGCGAGATATATGTGGAGAGTAATTCAAGTGGCTTTGAATTTGGTGGAGATTCCGAAAAGTATTAGCAACCTTTGTGATAACTGGTTAAGTAAACCAAAAGACAAGATTGCTAATCTGATTTTGTTTAGCTGTGGAGCTATGTTCTGGGCAATTTGGCGCACTAGAAATGACTGATGCTTTGGTAATAAAACTATACTTGATCCTTCTAACATCATTTTTCTTTGCTGCTTCTGGCTGGATTCCTGGGCTATTCGACAGAGAAAGAGGGAGCAAAAAATGGTGGTCCAAGGAAGCAAGCTAATCCGAAAGATAGCAAGTGAAGCGTTTGGCCGGGCGTTTGGGTGGTGCGAATTTCTGGGTGATCAAAACTGGAATGTGGATTCTGCAGTTGGAGATAGCCTTTCTTTTAGTTGATGACTTGAATCTGTGCCTTTTGTTTTCGCCTGTCTGTCGTGATCTGGTTGTAAATAAGAAAGTCTTATGCCGCTAGTCGCAGGTCGAACTTTATCTTCTATCCTAGGCCCTCTACTTATCTAGGTTGATAGTGTAAGGTGTCTAGATAGAGATCTGACCTAATTGCTATTCTGTCGGATCGTTTGATCGCGATGGATGTCGTTGTTCTGAAACTTTCCTATTTCCTAATGAAATAGGGGGCTTCGCCCCTTCGTCAATTTTTTTTGGGATGGATGGACTAGTTGGTAAAGTACTTGCACATGTGTTCTAAACTGTTGATATAAAAAAGGGCTGTCAAGGGCACGGTGATCCCAAGTAGCTGGCCCTCGACTGCGGAGCTCGTAGTCGGCGGCCGATTCCTCCAAGGCGGAGGTTATGCCCCTCACGTATAGGTGTATATTTGGGCCGGGCCTAATGGGCCGGCTCGAAGCACGGAAAAAAACACGGTCTAGGCACGGCACGACACGAAATATTTTAGTGCCGGGCCGACACGGCCCGATATATCGgcccgggtttgggccgaggtcgcggcccatgggcgggcacgacccgtttaaggcaggcacgaaatggcccatatagaggcacgaaaagactcatatatttattaaaatcacacttcattccacactttcatgtatttgataaagaacacaaagctagagataatgttagttagatgttttttatagctttgaattagagtatgtgatgtaattttatttttgttacgaacattagataatgaactgaacttacgaactttatatagagctgattatactctttttctttctaacaaaatgatttgtaaacgagatagtcattgcatagctctagtgacttaatacaaatattaagtttgcttttggtcaaatttatttgtcttatcttttatttgttttattaaatttgttttgaatttcgggctctgatgtgaatttcgggccctaattTGAATTTcaggcttttataatttcgggccgcccgaaatgagtccggcacgtttaagcaattacgggccgtGGGCCGGCCCGACACGGCTCGAAATTCaaacggcccggcccggcccgaaattcaaataatacgggccttttcgggcttgggccgggccgggtggcccgaatgtacacctataccctCACGGCCGCCTGGGCTTAAACactagggagagagagagattgaTAGTTGATCTTGCTTGTCCCTTTCATAATCTGAGTACAAGGTATATATAGGCCAACCGACCAACAACTTATGGAAACAAACTCATATTTTCTGGAAACAAACTCCTATTTTCTGGGAACAAACTCCTAATCTTGGGCCCTAATCTCTCCTAGCCGCTAGGATCAGACCTGCCCTCTTGGGTCGCGGTGATCGCGGCTGCTGCGCGCGCTCCTCGCGCTCTGCGGCCATCACGCGCCCTGCGGCGTCTCGTGTACGTCGTGCCCCACATGACATCTCTCCCCTCCTCGTGAAGCAGCTCGTCCCCGAGCTGGAAGAGTGGAAACTGCTTGCGAAAAGCGTCGAGATCTTCCCAAGTTGCAGACTCGGTGGTTCACCACGCCAATGGACGAGCAGCTGGCGGACTCCGCGCGCCAGGCGGGTCTGCTCCACCCGAACAGGCTCCGGGGTGACCACTCCATGGTGGATGGCCGACAAGGCTGGTGGAGTCGGCGGAGGCGTG from Zea mays cultivar B73 chromosome 6, Zm-B73-REFERENCE-NAM-5.0, whole genome shotgun sequence harbors:
- the LOC100272931 gene encoding trihelix transcription factor isoform X1; the encoded protein is MEVREMAMAAAAAAAASGGGGVKLPPPNPNLPYREDCWSDGETAALVSAWGSRYVELNRGNLRQKQWQEVADAVNSRRGASARRRPPRTDIQCKNRVDTLKKKYKAELARNAPSAWSYFPELDRLVGPTLSASASKRPLASLPPQFALPMHPPAVRRPPSPSPSSSSPPQPPMALPLPNYRRGSPLPAAALIQKEAAAAAAAASDSEDSDDAAGGNNHKLPRSPSRSVSSLSASNKKRCRDEAGSSADKGFRELARAIEAFAEMYERVESAKQKHVVEMERQRIEFLKQLEVKRMENFVDAHVKLARAKRTKKTTGGAADGAGGMELVATVAALPFVSTSTFL